A window from Prochlorococcus marinus CUG1435 encodes these proteins:
- the arfB gene encoding aminoacyl-tRNA hydrolase has protein sequence MDLKITKTLVIPSNEIKWRFSRSSGPGGQNVNKIESRVEIIFNLEDSKVLNDYQKEILKRNLKTKLVNNSLRLAVQEHRNQLLNRQLALMKFSSILKNALNKPFKLRKSTQPTKASQKKRVEVKKKRGELKKSRQKEKTYQI, from the coding sequence ATGGATTTAAAAATTACTAAAACATTAGTAATACCATCCAACGAAATTAAGTGGAGATTTTCCAGATCCTCCGGTCCTGGAGGACAAAATGTAAATAAAATTGAAAGTAGAGTAGAGATTATTTTTAATTTAGAAGATTCCAAAGTATTAAATGATTATCAGAAAGAAATTCTTAAGAGAAACTTGAAAACCAAATTAGTGAATAATAGCTTACGTTTAGCGGTTCAAGAACACAGAAATCAATTATTAAATAGGCAGCTAGCTTTAATGAAATTTAGTTCAATCCTAAAAAATGCTTTAAATAAACCATTTAAATTAAGAAAATCTACACAACCCACTAAAGCATCACAAAAGAAAAGAGTTGAAGTTAAGAAAAAACGTGGCGAATTGAAAAAAAGTAGACAAAAAGAAAAAACTTATCAAATATGA
- a CDS encoding NAD(P)/FAD-dependent oxidoreductase → MDKYDVVIVGSGIGGLCCGSILALSGKKVLICEAHTQPGGVAHSFKRKGYTFESGPSLWSGIGKWPTTNPLGQILKLLDEEVELFQYKGWQVIVPEGNFNLDVGEEPFKQTIKTLRGEKSVKEWESFISGIKPLSQIINEIPLLSFSPESINFLDLINLTSKFLPNINQIPKINKGFGNLVNNHLEDPFLRNWVDLLSFLISGMSMHDTNTAAMATLFNEWFEPNSYLEYPKGGSESIVKALINGFKKNGGELILSSRVKTINFNKNLATGITLNNGSSYTCESVVTNTDVWNLKKLIPNEISKKWNTKVLYPNKCDSFLHIHLGFDADGLENLPIHAIHVDNWEKGITAERNIAVFSIPSVLDKNMAPEGKHVLHGYTPANEPWEIWENLNPKELEYRNLKEERCSIFLNAVRKFIPDIDERIDLKMLGTPITHKKFTNTYCGSYGPALSAAKGLFPGCKTPVKNLFTCGASTFPGIGIPAVSASGAYAAEKIIGKKEFKTLLKKINL, encoded by the coding sequence ATGGACAAATACGATGTTGTAATAGTGGGTAGTGGTATTGGTGGATTATGTTGTGGTTCAATTCTAGCTTTATCAGGCAAAAAAGTTCTTATATGTGAGGCTCATACACAGCCTGGAGGTGTTGCTCACAGTTTCAAAAGGAAAGGTTACACTTTCGAATCAGGTCCTTCATTGTGGAGTGGAATAGGTAAATGGCCAACAACTAATCCCCTAGGGCAAATTCTCAAATTACTTGATGAAGAAGTTGAACTATTTCAATACAAAGGTTGGCAAGTAATTGTCCCAGAAGGCAATTTTAATCTTGATGTGGGGGAAGAACCTTTTAAACAAACAATTAAAACTTTAAGAGGTGAGAAATCTGTTAAAGAATGGGAATCATTTATTTCCGGAATAAAACCTCTTAGCCAAATAATAAATGAAATACCTTTACTCTCATTTTCTCCCGAATCAATAAATTTCTTAGATCTAATAAATTTAACCTCAAAATTTTTACCTAATATCAATCAAATACCAAAAATTAATAAAGGCTTTGGGAATTTAGTTAATAATCATCTAGAGGATCCTTTTCTCAGAAATTGGGTTGATTTATTGAGCTTTTTGATAAGTGGTATGTCAATGCATGATACAAATACAGCTGCGATGGCTACTTTATTTAACGAATGGTTTGAACCAAATTCATACCTTGAATACCCCAAAGGAGGTAGTGAATCCATAGTAAAAGCCTTAATTAATGGATTTAAAAAAAATGGAGGAGAATTAATTCTTTCTTCGAGAGTAAAGACAATTAACTTCAATAAAAATTTAGCGACAGGTATAACTCTTAATAATGGTTCTAGTTATACTTGTGAATCTGTTGTCACGAATACTGATGTTTGGAATTTAAAAAAGTTAATTCCAAATGAAATTTCAAAAAAATGGAATACAAAAGTTTTGTACCCTAATAAATGTGATTCTTTCCTTCATATACATCTAGGTTTTGATGCTGATGGTCTTGAAAATTTGCCAATACATGCAATACATGTTGATAATTGGGAAAAAGGTATAACCGCAGAAAGAAATATAGCTGTATTTTCAATCCCATCTGTTTTAGATAAAAATATGGCCCCTGAAGGAAAACATGTTCTTCATGGATATACTCCCGCAAATGAACCTTGGGAAATTTGGGAAAACCTAAATCCAAAGGAACTAGAATATAGAAATTTGAAAGAAGAAAGATGTTCAATATTCCTTAATGCAGTGCGAAAATTCATCCCTGATATAGATGAAAGGATTGATTTAAAGATGCTAGGAACCCCAATCACTCATAAAAAATTCACAAATACCTATTGCGGTAGTTACGGCCCTGCATTATCTGCAGCAAAAGGTCTTTTCCCAGGCTGCAAAACTCCAGTGAAAAATTTATTTACTTGCGGTGCAAGTACATTTCCAGGTATTGGAATTCCTGCTGTTTCGGCAAGCGGCGCTTACGCAGCTGAAAAAATTATTGGTAAAAAAGAATTTAAAACTCTTCTTAAGAAAATAAATTTATGA
- a CDS encoding CPBP family intramembrane metalloprotease, which yields MKNLMILIRSFFLLRPRFLSTIFFIPILYGIGWALSQPLLLFNFEKDNLSLIGTIITFLLFIFLLPYWFYIKRNKSSAWIILGITKDKFLKNFFNFSQGILLALVLIILILVPLLQKNYISWIGQFSPIILLNSILLGLGVGFAEEIIFRGWLLEELKFEYGTKISIALQAIIFSFVHNLSNEIFWNIVGLRLGFILLGIFLSLVKIRDKGSLWNCIGIHGGLVGIWFLLNNGLIEFKENTPSLLAGPFTQNIPNPIGSFSAILILLLLCIFYTVRSKKIFTKRIN from the coding sequence ATGAAAAATTTAATGATACTAATTAGAAGTTTTTTTCTTTTAAGACCAAGATTTTTATCCACTATATTTTTTATTCCTATTCTTTATGGAATTGGCTGGGCTTTATCTCAGCCACTTTTATTGTTTAATTTTGAAAAAGATAATTTATCTTTAATTGGTACTATTATTACTTTCTTACTTTTTATCTTTTTACTCCCATATTGGTTTTATATCAAACGAAATAAATCAAGTGCTTGGATAATTCTTGGGATAACAAAAGACAAATTCTTGAAAAACTTTTTCAATTTTTCTCAAGGTATTTTACTTGCTTTAGTTTTAATAATTCTAATTCTGGTACCACTATTGCAAAAAAATTATATTTCTTGGATAGGTCAATTCTCGCCAATAATATTGTTAAATTCTATTTTACTGGGATTAGGTGTTGGATTCGCAGAGGAAATAATTTTTAGAGGCTGGTTACTAGAAGAATTAAAATTTGAATATGGTACAAAAATATCAATAGCTTTACAAGCTATAATTTTTAGCTTCGTTCATAATTTATCAAATGAGATCTTTTGGAACATAGTAGGATTACGTTTGGGATTTATTTTACTTGGGATATTTCTATCATTAGTAAAAATTAGAGATAAAGGTTCTTTATGGAATTGCATAGGAATTCATGGAGGACTAGTGGGTATTTGGTTTTTATTAAATAACGGATTAATAGAATTCAAAGAAAATACACCTTCTTTGTTAGCAGGGCCTTTTACGCAAAATATTCCAAACCCAATCGGAAGCTTTAGTGCAATTTTAATATTACTTTTATTATGTATTTTTTATACAGTACGATCAAAAAAGATTTTTACTAAACGTATTAATTAG
- a CDS encoding DUF3764 family protein, with protein sequence MSLETTVFIFKISVPFEEWAAVYDSEENIQMNKERGIVCLYKGVKKDDPTSVILIEQGEEGKSISMFEDPAVKPLIESAGHIYDSTVISSYF encoded by the coding sequence ATGTCTCTTGAAACTACCGTTTTCATATTCAAAATTAGCGTCCCTTTTGAGGAATGGGCTGCGGTTTATGACAGCGAAGAAAATATACAAATGAATAAAGAACGTGGAATTGTTTGCTTATATAAAGGTGTAAAGAAAGATGATCCAACCAGTGTAATTCTTATTGAACAGGGTGAGGAAGGCAAATCAATATCTATGTTTGAAGATCCAGCAGTGAAACCATTAATTGAGAGTGCAGGTCATATTTATGATTCGACTGTCATATCAAGTTACTTTTAA
- the thiD gene encoding bifunctional hydroxymethylpyrimidine kinase/phosphomethylpyrimidine kinase, translating to MYSKIALSIGGSDSGGGAGIQADLRTFMALKVHGCSVISCITAQNSIEVTCVQPVDKNTLLNQLDTLFADFGIDALKTGMLLNESIINDTASKLNTYKITKIIDPVMVTRTGSKLLEDSAINAYKKLLLPIADLVTPNIYEANLLSGLEIRSKEDIENSARKIIGLGAKAVLIKGGGLKDMKGKDFFLDLNGRKEWLFNNFVNTKNTHGSGCTLSAAICGYKALGFDLFDSIQKAKLFVEKSLDNSYKIGSGPGPLGHH from the coding sequence ATGTATTCTAAAATTGCACTTTCAATAGGCGGTAGTGACTCCGGGGGTGGAGCAGGCATACAGGCTGACTTGAGAACTTTCATGGCCCTAAAAGTACATGGATGTTCTGTTATTTCATGTATTACCGCACAAAATAGTATAGAGGTTACATGCGTTCAACCAGTAGATAAGAATACTTTATTAAATCAGTTAGATACTTTATTTGCTGATTTTGGTATTGATGCCTTAAAAACTGGAATGTTATTAAATGAAAGTATAATTAATGATACTGCGTCAAAATTAAATACATACAAAATAACCAAAATTATTGACCCAGTAATGGTTACAAGAACTGGTTCTAAATTGCTGGAAGATTCTGCTATTAATGCTTATAAAAAACTCTTATTACCAATTGCTGATTTAGTAACTCCAAATATTTATGAAGCAAATCTACTTTCTGGTTTAGAAATAAGGAGCAAAGAAGATATCGAAAATTCAGCAAGAAAAATTATTGGTCTTGGAGCTAAAGCGGTACTTATAAAAGGTGGCGGTTTAAAAGATATGAAAGGGAAGGATTTCTTTCTTGACTTAAATGGTAGAAAAGAGTGGCTATTTAATAATTTTGTAAATACAAAAAATACCCACGGAAGCGGCTGTACTTTGAGTGCTGCTATTTGTGGTTACAAGGCTTTAGGTTTTGATCTATTCGATTCCATACAAAAAGCGAAATTATTTGTTGAGAAATCTTTAGATAATTCTTATAAAATAGGTTCTGGCCCTGGTCCCTTAGGCCATCATTAA
- a CDS encoding DUF3303 domain-containing protein produces the protein MLFLISYKFNDAASQEKGSKMLKEWYLNGGPQNRPEGYDVKSWIFLPQHGNGYSVVDADSLETIWKQWSPWRELLEFTIEPCADLDQTVALYC, from the coding sequence ATGCTTTTTCTAATTTCTTATAAATTTAATGATGCAGCCTCCCAAGAGAAGGGATCCAAAATGTTAAAAGAATGGTATCTCAACGGAGGGCCACAAAATAGACCAGAGGGTTATGACGTTAAATCTTGGATTTTCTTACCTCAACATGGCAATGGTTACTCTGTTGTAGACGCTGATTCTTTAGAAACTATTTGGAAGCAGTGGAGTCCTTGGAGAGAATTATTGGAATTTACTATTGAACCTTGTGCAGATTTAGATCAAACAGTAGCTCTATATTGTTAA
- a CDS encoding deoxyribodipyrimidine photo-lyase — MKEINILWFKKDLRIFDNKALCEAIKDNDILPIYIIELDIWRQNTHSDRQWQFCKESLIDLRNALAEIGQPLIIRTGNVINIFDEISSTFKIKGIYSHQETGDWLTYKRDQKVREWALRKNIIWKEFLQFSVFRGNLDRNNWSKKWQENSKKNLLKAPLRINSINFNIGEIPSDEIFTFKKETCPGRMKGGRKKGLERMQYFFSNKLDSYSKDISSPEKSFDSCTRLSPYICWGCISLKEIFKKANISKENNSRMLKSRLTWHCHFIQKLESEPELEFREFHPFFKNIREKNNELLYSWSSGNTGFPFIDACMRSLNFNGWINFRMRAMLMSFASYNLWLPWQDSGSELANKFVDYEPGIHWNQCQMQSGTTSINTNRIYNPIKQGKDHDPQGKFIKKWIPELKDISLNFIHEPWLLSRFNKEEYEQINYIRPIIDIPNSTKTAKKKIQEITKKDGYWDISKEIYLKHGSRKRLRKNISNKKIVSKEKEIQYELKLDF, encoded by the coding sequence ATGAAAGAAATAAATATCTTATGGTTCAAGAAAGATTTAAGAATTTTTGATAATAAAGCTCTCTGCGAGGCTATAAAAGATAATGATATTTTACCTATTTATATTATTGAGTTAGATATTTGGAGACAAAATACTCATTCAGATAGACAATGGCAATTTTGCAAAGAAAGTTTAATAGATTTAAGAAATGCACTTGCTGAGATTGGACAACCATTAATTATCAGGACTGGGAATGTTATTAATATTTTTGATGAAATTAGTTCAACATTTAAAATCAAAGGTATATATAGCCATCAAGAAACCGGCGATTGGCTTACTTATAAAAGAGATCAAAAAGTAAGAGAATGGGCTTTAAGAAAAAATATTATTTGGAAGGAATTTCTACAATTTTCAGTTTTTAGAGGGAATTTAGATAGGAATAATTGGTCTAAAAAATGGCAAGAAAATTCCAAAAAAAACTTACTTAAAGCTCCATTAAGAATTAATTCTATTAACTTTAATATTGGAGAAATACCCTCAGACGAAATTTTTACCTTTAAAAAAGAAACTTGTCCAGGAAGAATGAAAGGTGGAAGAAAGAAAGGTTTAGAGAGAATGCAATACTTCTTTAGTAATAAATTAGATTCTTATTCAAAAGATATATCTAGCCCAGAAAAATCATTTGATAGTTGTACAAGACTATCCCCATATATTTGTTGGGGATGCATTTCATTAAAAGAAATTTTTAAAAAGGCAAATATATCAAAAGAAAATAATTCCAGGATGTTAAAAAGCAGATTAACTTGGCATTGTCATTTTATTCAGAAACTTGAAAGTGAACCAGAACTAGAGTTTAGGGAATTCCATCCTTTTTTTAAAAACATTAGAGAAAAAAATAATGAATTACTTTATTCATGGAGTTCAGGTAATACAGGCTTTCCTTTTATAGATGCATGTATGCGCTCATTAAATTTCAATGGATGGATTAACTTCAGGATGAGAGCTATGTTAATGTCTTTTGCTAGCTATAATTTATGGCTACCATGGCAAGATTCAGGTTCAGAATTAGCAAATAAATTTGTAGATTATGAGCCTGGAATACATTGGAACCAATGCCAAATGCAATCTGGAACTACATCTATCAATACCAATAGAATTTATAATCCTATTAAGCAGGGAAAAGATCATGATCCTCAAGGAAAATTTATAAAAAAATGGATACCAGAATTAAAGGATATATCACTTAATTTCATTCATGAACCATGGCTATTATCTAGATTTAATAAAGAAGAATATGAACAAATTAATTACATAAGACCAATAATTGACATCCCAAATAGCACTAAAACTGCAAAGAAGAAAATTCAGGAAATCACTAAAAAGGATGGATATTGGGATATCTCAAAAGAAATTTATTTAAAACATGGTTCTAGAAAAAGGCTTAGAAAAAATATAAGTAATAAAAAAATTGTTTCTAAAGAAAAGGAAATACAATACGAACTGAAATTAGATTTCTAA
- a CDS encoding Nif11-like leader peptide family natural product precursor, giving the protein MSFSEIRKFLIKMQSDEELKKQVTTSSTADDVALIGQRLGYDFSGDDLLRFSGQKVDKVTVRKVDHPGEYH; this is encoded by the coding sequence ATGAGTTTTTCTGAAATAAGAAAATTTTTAATTAAGATGCAATCTGATGAAGAATTAAAAAAGCAGGTTACTACATCCTCTACAGCAGATGATGTAGCCCTAATAGGTCAACGCTTAGGTTATGACTTTTCAGGAGATGATCTCTTAAGATTTAGTGGACAAAAAGTTGATAAAGTTACCGTAAGGAAGGTAGATCATCCAGGAGAATACCACTAA
- a CDS encoding phosphoenolpyruvate carboxykinase, whose protein sequence is MNQNSVKTIGINDEPRKDSYLVNVNQADGLKGILTRDFDEWSNFDSWESISVQQWIFYRALEVFSGKKIDIQCDCCEHNNLIPNDFENIKKEKCFGKKSAYMIEKVVDEIVLAKARRESDGTYSA, encoded by the coding sequence ATGAATCAAAATTCTGTCAAAACAATTGGTATTAATGATGAACCAAGAAAAGATTCATACTTAGTAAATGTAAATCAGGCTGATGGATTAAAAGGCATCCTTACTAGGGATTTTGATGAATGGTCGAATTTTGATAGTTGGGAAAGTATTTCAGTTCAGCAATGGATTTTTTATAGAGCTTTGGAGGTTTTCAGCGGTAAGAAAATTGATATTCAATGCGATTGTTGTGAACATAATAATTTAATCCCAAATGATTTTGAAAATATTAAAAAAGAAAAATGTTTTGGTAAAAAAAGTGCTTACATGATTGAAAAAGTTGTAGATGAAATTGTATTAGCTAAGGCAAGAAGAGAAAGTGATGGAACATATTCTGCGTAA
- a CDS encoding DUF4090 family protein, with protein MQKMGMQAVDLAIQNGVDLDGTPIPKKMLDLYNKIMDEENKRQRSGVKKSMRNRCVKTGSKHFDKETLNQLLIDSGWEGLKEKEILFFYS; from the coding sequence ATGCAGAAAATGGGAATGCAGGCTGTTGATCTTGCTATTCAAAATGGAGTGGATCTTGACGGTACTCCAATCCCTAAAAAAATGCTAGATCTATACAATAAAATTATGGATGAGGAGAATAAAAGACAAAGGAGCGGTGTTAAAAAATCAATGAGAAATAGATGCGTCAAAACAGGTTCTAAGCATTTTGATAAAGAAACATTGAATCAATTATTAATAGACTCTGGATGGGAAGGTCTTAAAGAAAAGGAAATTTTATTTTTTTATAGTTAA
- a CDS encoding cupin domain-containing protein — protein MNPNKKNIEIIKQFNLSPHPEGGWFREVVRSENSLIREDGQSRNFITGIYYLLERDAKSAWHRVKNADEIWIYLRGDPLNLWCLDNDNKLIRNLILDSNNPVEMIPSGYWQAAQSTGEFTLVSCCVGPGFDFKDFELLRNTNHTSRLDKAINDLI, from the coding sequence GTGAATCCTAATAAAAAAAACATAGAAATAATTAAACAATTCAATTTATCTCCTCATCCTGAGGGTGGATGGTTTAGAGAGGTAGTAAGGAGTGAGAATTCTCTAATAAGGGAAGATGGCCAAAGTAGAAACTTTATTACAGGAATTTATTATCTTTTGGAGAGAGATGCAAAAAGTGCTTGGCACAGAGTAAAAAATGCTGATGAAATTTGGATTTATCTAAGGGGCGATCCTCTAAATTTATGGTGCCTAGATAATGATAATAAGTTAATAAGAAATTTAATTTTAGATTCCAATAATCCAGTAGAAATGATCCCATCTGGATATTGGCAAGCTGCACAAAGTACAGGCGAATTTACTTTAGTGAGTTGTTGTGTTGGCCCGGGCTTTGATTTTAAGGATTTTGAATTACTCAGAAATACAAATCATACTTCTAGATTGGATAAAGCAATTAATGATCTTATTTGA
- a CDS encoding TatA/E family twin arginine-targeting protein translocase: MNIFGVGLPEVTVILILALLIFGPKKLPELGKQLGKTLKSLKKASNEFQNEIDQVMNEEDKDESPKSIESNQTNEINQEKIDSENSKK, encoded by the coding sequence ATGAATATTTTTGGTGTAGGTTTGCCTGAAGTTACTGTAATACTTATCTTAGCTCTTCTAATTTTTGGTCCAAAAAAGCTTCCAGAATTAGGAAAACAGCTTGGTAAAACTTTGAAAAGTCTTAAAAAAGCGTCGAATGAATTTCAAAATGAAATCGACCAAGTTATGAATGAAGAAGATAAAGATGAATCTCCTAAATCTATAGAAAGCAATCAAACCAATGAAATTAATCAAGAAAAAATAGATTCAGAAAACAGCAAAAAATAA
- a CDS encoding non-structural protein (NS2)-like protein, translating into MKYLFVVFYLFFLSYPAEAVTTKMFKVLDTCARYRLGEINANEAIEKLKLKLTDSSTSQPKDLVKKYCSVFTPNEKIEF; encoded by the coding sequence ATGAAGTACTTATTTGTTGTTTTTTACCTTTTTTTTCTAAGTTATCCAGCTGAAGCTGTTACCACAAAGATGTTTAAAGTATTGGATACGTGTGCAAGATATCGACTCGGTGAGATAAATGCTAATGAGGCTATAGAAAAGCTAAAATTAAAATTAACGGATTCTTCCACTAGTCAGCCAAAGGACCTAGTAAAAAAATATTGCTCAGTATTTACTCCAAATGAAAAAATTGAATTTTAA
- the pip gene encoding prolyl aminopeptidase, translating to MKDQVLFPKIEVREKGFLQVSNIHRIYWERSGNPNGKKILVIHGGPGGGSQPRYRRYFDPDKFDIIQFDQRGCGSSTPFSELKENTTNHLVDDIEKLRILLKIDSWHLFGGSWGSTLSLIYAIKNPLRVTSLTLRGIFLCRKFELLWFYQYGASEIFPDEFEEYISVIPKEERNDLISSFYKYLTSSDANLRSKAAAAWTKWELSTSHLINKKFDFDKSQVNSFSDAFARIECHYFINNIFLEDDFILKNIRAIESIPTKIIQGRYDVVCPVRSAWDLNKKLKNSELIIVNDAGHSMSEKGITIELIKAAKGIQNL from the coding sequence ATGAAAGATCAAGTCTTGTTTCCTAAAATTGAAGTTCGTGAAAAGGGTTTTTTACAAGTAAGTAATATTCATAGGATTTATTGGGAAAGATCTGGCAATCCAAATGGTAAAAAAATACTAGTTATTCATGGAGGCCCAGGAGGAGGAAGTCAACCAAGATATAGAAGATACTTTGATCCAGATAAATTTGATATTATACAATTTGATCAAAGGGGTTGCGGTTCTTCAACTCCTTTCTCCGAATTAAAAGAAAATACGACTAATCATTTAGTTGATGATATTGAGAAATTAAGGATTCTATTAAAAATAGATAGTTGGCATTTGTTTGGTGGATCTTGGGGCTCAACACTTTCACTTATATATGCAATTAAAAATCCCCTAAGAGTTACGAGCTTAACTTTGAGAGGAATATTTTTATGTAGAAAGTTTGAATTATTGTGGTTCTATCAATATGGTGCAAGTGAGATATTCCCTGATGAATTTGAAGAATATATTTCTGTAATACCAAAAGAAGAAAGAAATGATTTAATAAGTTCTTTTTATAAATATCTAACATCTTCAGATGCAAATCTTAGATCAAAAGCAGCAGCAGCTTGGACAAAATGGGAACTCTCAACTAGTCATTTAATAAATAAAAAATTTGATTTTGATAAGTCTCAAGTTAATTCTTTTTCAGATGCCTTTGCAAGGATCGAATGTCATTATTTTATTAATAATATTTTCTTAGAAGATGATTTTATTTTGAAAAATATAAGAGCAATAGAATCGATTCCAACAAAAATAATTCAAGGGAGGTATGACGTTGTATGTCCTGTTAGGAGTGCTTGGGATCTAAATAAGAAATTAAAGAATTCTGAATTAATTATTGTTAATGATGCTGGTCATTCAATGAGTGAAAAAGGTATTACTATCGAATTAATAAAAGCTGCAAAAGGAATTCAAAATCTCTAA
- a CDS encoding DUF1651 domain-containing protein, which produces MNSTNDFWLIDSNFVGVMRFYKDNDHSDKSIDYMIIEEGIIMGIHGENPPLMKTRKKIFIEEARLLWQKLLNEGWQKTNKKW; this is translated from the coding sequence TTGAATTCAACTAATGATTTCTGGTTAATAGACTCCAATTTTGTAGGAGTGATGCGTTTCTACAAAGATAATGATCATTCTGATAAATCTATTGATTATATGATTATTGAAGAAGGAATTATTATGGGAATACATGGAGAAAATCCTCCTTTGATGAAAACTAGAAAAAAAATTTTTATAGAAGAAGCGAGATTATTGTGGCAAAAATTGTTAAATGAAGGTTGGCAAAAAACTAATAAAAAATGGTGA
- a CDS encoding TenA family protein: MKITKKLWEDNYEIALLSLNTKFVQGLQNGSLPKNIFQEYLAQDYFFLETFAKAYGLAVSKSKDKYSIRKLSELLMGVSEELILHETYAKEWDIDLSNNYIKKATKNYTDFLDETSKRLSSVEIMFAMTPCMRLYSWIGKSLYKEDFDIKYKEWIITYSDESFEKLADSLENLIETNKETYDINQAKYLYRRAMELELDFFNAYSDF; the protein is encoded by the coding sequence ATGAAAATAACAAAAAAACTTTGGGAGGATAATTATGAGATTGCTTTACTAAGTTTAAATACAAAATTTGTTCAAGGTTTACAGAATGGAAGTCTCCCTAAAAATATATTTCAAGAATATCTAGCTCAGGATTATTTCTTTTTAGAGACTTTTGCTAAGGCTTATGGTCTTGCTGTTTCCAAATCAAAAGATAAGTACTCAATAAGGAAGTTAAGTGAACTTTTAATGGGCGTTTCAGAGGAGTTAATACTTCATGAAACGTATGCAAAAGAATGGGATATTGATTTGTCTAATAACTATATAAAAAAAGCTACTAAAAATTATACAGATTTCCTTGATGAAACTTCCAAAAGACTTAGCTCCGTTGAAATAATGTTTGCAATGACTCCATGTATGCGACTTTATTCTTGGATAGGGAAAAGTTTGTATAAGGAGGATTTTGATATTAAATATAAAGAATGGATAATTACTTATTCTGATGAAAGCTTTGAAAAGCTAGCAGATTCACTTGAAAATCTTATTGAGACTAATAAAGAAACATATGATATTAATCAGGCCAAATATTTATACAGGAGAGCTATGGAATTGGAGTTAGATTTTTTTAATGCATATTCAGATTTCTGA
- a CDS encoding DUF3303 domain-containing protein: MAYYHVHGLIPDGISQSEGYKMFEQYIASGAPMDNFDGFELVSRFHAPETGEVFVTFKADNHLAISQHFGVWRAKFGLDWNITAVLNDDEVIQRNKQVAEAVSAMG; the protein is encoded by the coding sequence ATGGCTTATTATCACGTTCATGGACTTATTCCAGACGGAATTTCTCAATCCGAAGGTTACAAGATGTTTGAGCAGTATATTGCTTCCGGTGCACCTATGGATAATTTTGATGGATTTGAATTGGTAAGTAGATTCCATGCTCCTGAAACAGGAGAGGTTTTTGTGACCTTCAAGGCTGATAATCACTTGGCAATATCTCAACATTTTGGAGTGTGGAGAGCGAAATTTGGTCTTGATTGGAATATCACTGCTGTTTTAAATGATGATGAGGTTATTCAAAGAAACAAACAAGTTGCTGAAGCTGTTTCCGCAATGGGATAA
- a CDS encoding peroxiredoxin: MQIGDKIPEFSLLDQNGVKRSNKGLKNPLVLFFYPKDDTPGCTIEVCGFRDKYDLFKVLGAQVWGVSNGSTSSHLAFANKNKLQYPLLCDTNDSLRKTFKVPKVLGFMDGRVTYVIDRKGIVRHIFRDLLNGPEHIKEAIRVLKEIQNQ, encoded by the coding sequence GTGCAAATTGGAGATAAAATTCCAGAATTTTCTTTATTGGATCAAAATGGAGTTAAAAGATCAAATAAGGGATTAAAAAATCCCCTCGTTTTGTTTTTTTATCCAAAAGATGATACGCCTGGTTGCACTATAGAAGTTTGCGGATTTAGAGATAAATATGACTTATTTAAAGTATTAGGAGCGCAAGTTTGGGGAGTAAGTAATGGAAGCACCTCAAGTCATTTGGCATTTGCTAATAAAAATAAATTACAATATCCACTACTTTGTGATACAAATGACTCTCTTAGGAAAACTTTTAAAGTCCCTAAAGTATTAGGCTTTATGGATGGTAGGGTAACTTACGTTATTGATCGCAAAGGGATAGTTAGACATATTTTTAGAGATTTATTGAATGGTCCTGAACACATTAAAGAGGCAATTAGAGTACTTAAAGAAATTCAAAATCAATAA